The genomic DNA CCAGGTGtgggaccgaccagggttatttttttttaaagcgcgccAACGCCAAACAAATttctgcgcgaaaaaacttGTGTagaccccggtgttggatcgaccagggttattttttttgaagcgcggccgaaggccgccaacgcaaaaaggagttctacgcgaaaaagtaatattgtcatagagggtataacataatccttaacatcaatgctctctaaCGGATATTAATACTATTACTTTTGAAGAAAAGTACCGTTTCGTTTTTTCCATTTGCTGTTTACTTCATATTTGGCAAATAAAACTCAAACGCGTTTAGTGAGTTGTGTTAAAATTATGGAAAAGGATAAATTGTAAAAGTTattattcaagtttttattttaaaaatgagtggAATTTCAACTGGTAagttattatactttttaatattttttaaaatatttattaataatcatATTTAGATATTGATGAACAATCGACCAGCCGTGGCGTGCGGCGCATAACTAATGTTCTGACATTGGCAGAGTTGAAAAAAATGTGGAATGTGAGGAAGGTTTTCCAAACATTTGAAACAAAGGAGAGCTGCATAGCCTTTGCTGAAGAGCAAGGGCTCATATTAAAGAAAAGGATTTGCAGGATGCATAAGATCCCGATGGTATTATCAATGGCGGGGACTAGTATCGTCGGCACATTTAGATGCCGAAAAGGATCGTGCCGTACGCGTTCAGCAATATCTAGGTCTAAGGGTACTTGGTTCGAGAACTCCAAAGTACCCTTAAACCAGATATTTTAccttatgttttgtttttcgtCACATTGGTCGCATGAGGAGGTGCGTAAAAATAGCTTTGTCAGGGAACCGATTTTATCCAGCGCTACCATATGCGACTGCTACAACTACTGCCGCGAAGCTGTAGTATTATACCAAGTGGACCATCGGAAGAAGTTGGGTAAAATTGGTGGCCCTGGGAAAAAAGTACAAATTGACGAAAGCAAATTTGGAAAGAGGAAATACAACAaaggaatattaaaaataaaaaataatacataattacctatatatttttcttatttcaggCAGGAGGGTGGAAGGTCACTGGGTGTTGGGAATGGTGGAAGATGGCAGTGAGGACTTGCGGTTGGAGGTATGTCCTGACAATGTCAGGTCTGCTGAGGTGCTCATACCCGTAATTGAAAAACACGTTGCGCCCGGCACAATCATTTGTACCGATTGTTGGAAGGCGTATGATTGCTTATCAACTCACGGGTATGAGCACCGTCGGGTAAACCATAGCGATCCTGACAATCCGTTCGTTGCGGAGGACGGGACGCGTACCCAACGAATTGAATCCCAGTGGCGagtaatgaaaagatttttctcAAAGGATAATTACAACAATCCAGAAGACTTTGCGGATCTTATCATTGAATATGTGTGgcgaaaaaatattgcaaataagcATGAAGATccttttgtaaaattaattgaagCAATAATACACACTTACAAaccataaaaaaaatctttttgttttattgaaataatttcttaactttttattttttttaggttttgaaTTCCTGTAATTAGGGTAtaatctgttttcatttctttcagttcacttacaaaagatgtcgataaggtaacactggttatttgacattttgcaaccatcttgttattgttaaaatcacaaaaattgaagaataattaaaatattgaaataaagctattttttatgatataatataaaaaaaatgtgtaaaaacgaattagtgaagtgttagtggatataaaagtgaaaaatataagtgtataattcattctaaaacaaaaaaatacgtactttaaatagtcgaaactttgaactttaaacccaaatatccttaaaactataagtttcccgcggttatatctatatatcttcttgatctggaggatctcctctatccgcccatacccattttatccccgaaagcctgggacgttatactaaagtattcccaaaaataataataaataatatttcaataaaagggaatatatttcaaatggcatatcaatattcccagttttgttgacatattatattctcttcaatattcgtcggttggttatgttaagagagcgcatgtttacagattcaccgctgttataaaagcgagaaatgttatatgtttctcgtgcatgtgtggtgaactccttgataaattcctacaaattgttcgctgtcgaacctgcaccttctcgttcatttaagttctctggttgaagatcactaacaaaaactggaaaacaatgaaaatgaaagaaaacgcgaaattgaaatgtatgtgatgatatattttgtgatgtcatgctaagtggtattgattttcaattgaaaattttcaaaaacatttattaattgagagctaatacatttattcttttgattatgtattgaaagttcaaaaatcaattgtttaatattatatatcacaaaaaaaagaggataaaaagtttctgcatatgtttagcgtatacatgtataataataattaatcttaataaataatgggtattttaatttaaattcccaaaaattattattttgtccgatgtagctacaatggaaaatgttatgaaAAACCCTAATTTTAAAGCCATGACCATTATCCCTGGTTTCAATCATGGTAAAAGGGAGTCGAGAATGGGCACTCTCAGTACTTTCGCCACCTCTGAGGtgtacgttcacaataaaaccaacatggcCGCCTCTGGTGAGTAGGGGTGGCGAGGGGTTAAAACGGGTTGCGCATAACAAAAAACGccgtaataattatttaattaattataatattttcaattttggttATAGAATGATGTTTAATGATGTAATCGAAATATGATATTATACCATgttgatataggtaaatatgcgtcatatttttaagcattttaattaacttattaatgcacaaactgaaaattaaatttaactattagTGGACAGGAAGGAATAACAATTTTAACAGAATTTGTCAtaataattcatataatcaaaaaagcaaCACTTGTTGTCATACATGTcataataattcaattaaacattaaagcaaaatttatcattttacatacttacatacatacatacatacatacatacatccatccATATACATATCAATAAATAGTTACTGTGCCGATGTTTTCtctaatttaagtatagatttatttaaaaattctattaacgttttatatttcagcatttagcggttgatatacttacatacttgtgtatgtaaattcttttaataaatatttttttatgacatatttgattttatattgaacaataaatatattttggtaaatggtttcaaaactatatacatataaaaattggaaCAATTTTGCTATTTCAACTCCAATAAAGTCTTCGTACAATTCGCTTTTGCTAGTAACTTCTCGTTCTAAATAATAATAGGCAACTCTTCTTATAACGGTACTTTGATAAAGTGAACAAAGTGTGCTTAGAGGAATATTTGAGTGATTCATTCGAAGAGTAAAGTTACGTGAGCTTATCATCATTTGCATATAAGGCAATCGGAGATCGGCTAAAAATTAAGCGAATGGTTACTGCAGATCCATTTATAAGTGCTCAAAAAATCACTACAGAGCTTCACCAATTCAGCCAAAAAAAAGTTAACCTGGAAACTGTGCGAAAAGCTATCATTAATGCTGGGTTTAAGTCTCATACACCTCGTCGAAAACCACTTGTAAACATAACAAACCGTCCAAAACGCATTGCCTTCGCTGAGGAGTACCAAAATGCATCTCCTGtgttttagcggcagaattAAAGTATGGAGAAAAACGGGAGAACCCCAAAATACTATTAAAACAGTAAAGCACGGAGGTGGTGGTGTGATGGTATGGGGTTATATGGCTGCTAGTGGCGTTGGCAACCTCGAAATAATAGAAGAAGTTATGGACCACCGTGTGTACatagaaatttttaaacgaaatatGAAGCCTAGTGTAGAAAAATTGGGCGTGTCTGAAGCATTTTATTTCCAGCAAGACAACGACGCCAAACACAGTGCTCATAATACAAGGATGTACTTGGCGTGCAATGTCCCGCATTTGCTGGAGACACCACCATAGAGCCCTGATCTTAATGCAATTGAGCATATTTGGAACTTGCTAGAGAAACGGATCAGGACTCATCATATTAGATCAAAAACTCGCCTTGAAGAGGTTTTTCAAGAGGAGTGGATGAAAATCTGCACCGTCTGTTCGTTTAGCTTTTTGCTGTTTAATTTGTGGTTTATAATTGGACAACATTACACAATACAATAATAAAGAAAGTTTATATCTCTTGAAGATAAAATCGAAATTCTAAATCGATTAGAAGGCGGGGAAAAGATTTATTTAAGGATTggttttataattgttttatcgggtgggctttagtttagcatcccacgatttccgGGTTAAGAATGGTATGTGTATaaaattattgccgccggaaacttatagttttcgagatatttgcatttaaagttgaaaattcacaaattttattttaaaatttctcgatttatggttaacttttcttttatattacgcactttttatacactaacacttcactacaatgtttctacatatttattttatgttaattatttaaatatttgctttaaataagcattttatttttacacaattttggttatatgcacaataacaaatgggttccatgttgacagttaacaagtgttgccatatctattttatatatatatatatatatgtatatatatatatatatatgtatatatatttatattttgaaagcgaataaaaatgaataataaaagaggattataccccaaatacatgaactataattttgttaattctcttctattgataaattatggtgttggaccgaccagggtttttttttgaagagcggccgaaggccgccagtggaAACAggaaatctaaataaaaaaaaacgtatgtTAAAGATGGTATATCACTctctttaaacttcaatttCTATAACGGAATTTTCTATAACTAAACAAGGtaccgtttctttttttgtccgttttgtcattattttcatattcaaatttaattggtgaatattgtgcatataaatcATTAGGcaagtgtttatattttttacatatttttttaaattgtgataATATTTGAGAAAATGAGTGGAAATACATCAGGTATgttattagaaatttaaaattataacaaatattacttAAGACTTTTAAATAGATTGTAACGAACCATCAACCAGCCGTGGTGCGGTAAAAACAACCAATGTTCTCAAAGTGTCcgaaattaaggaaatttgGAATTTccctaaaataattcaaaattgcGACACTAGTGAGAAATGTATATCGTTTGCAGAGGAGGagggtttaattttaaaaagcaaacaatGTTGTACGCATAGGATACCTATGTTGGTATCCTTATCAGATAGGAGCACGGTTGGCATATTCCGATGCCGGAAAAGTGCCTGCCGTAAACGGACTGCGGTGTCGAGGTCGAGTGGGACATGGTTTGAAAACGCAAAAATACCACTGCCtcagattttttatataatgtatgCATTTGCATCGCACTGGTCCTATTCGCAAGTTCGAAAGAACAGTTTTATTAAGGAGCCAATTTTATCCAGCGCTACCATATGTGATTGGTACAATTACTGCCGAAGCGGTAGTTTTATACCAGGTTGATCACCAGGTAGCGGTAGGTAAAATTGGCGGCCCTg from Bactrocera oleae isolate idBacOlea1 chromosome 3, idBacOlea1, whole genome shotgun sequence includes the following:
- the LOC118682392 gene encoding male abnormal protein mab-31-like, giving the protein MWNVRKVFQTFETKESCIAFAEEQGLILKKRICRMHKIPMVLSMAGTSIVGTFRCRKGSCRTRSAISRSKGTWFENSKVPLNQIFYLMFCFSSHWSHEEVRKNSFVREPILSSATICDCYNYCREAVVLYQVDHRKKLGKIGGPGKKVQIDESKFGKRKYNKGRRVEGHWVLGMVEDGSEDLRLEVCPDNVRSAEVLIPVIEKHVAPGTIICTDCWKAYDCLSTHGYEHRRVNHSDPDNPFVAEDGTRTQRIESQWRVMKRFFSKDNYNNPEDFADLIIEYVWRKNIANKHEDPFVKLIEAIIHTYKP